One genomic segment of Ferrimonas sp. YFM includes these proteins:
- a CDS encoding class II fumarate hydratase, with amino-acid sequence MGSTRIEKDSMGELQVPKEALYGAQTQRAVNNFPVSGRTMPESFIRALLKAKAAAARANGQLGQLPEPVADAIVQASNELQGDKELMAHFPVDIFQTGSGTSSNMNANEVLATLASRILGEAVSPNDHINCAQSSNDIIPSTIHISASIEVSDTLLPALRHLVAEIRTKAVKVEGFIKTGRTHLMDAMPVSLGQSLLSWASQLEQNIERLEQALPAMQTLAQGGTAVGTGINAHPEFAARFCQALNDDTGMAFRPADNFFSYIGSQDGAVALSGQLKATAVSIMKIANDLRWMNSGPLAGLGEIELEALQPGSSIMPGKVNPVVPEAAAMAAAQVMGNDTAITVGGQSGNFELNVMLPMIAHNLLESIGLLASVSGLLADKAIASFKVNEAKLQEALARNPILVTALNPIIGYLKAAEIAKLAYKEGRPIIEVAAEHTDLSVEELTQLLDPAKLTRGGL; translated from the coding sequence ATGGGGTCTACGCGCATCGAAAAAGACAGCATGGGAGAACTCCAGGTGCCGAAAGAGGCGCTCTATGGAGCTCAGACCCAACGAGCGGTGAACAACTTCCCTGTCAGTGGCCGGACTATGCCTGAGTCCTTCATCCGGGCGCTGCTCAAGGCCAAAGCGGCGGCCGCGCGGGCCAATGGCCAGCTGGGGCAGCTTCCGGAGCCGGTGGCCGACGCCATCGTTCAGGCCAGCAACGAGCTTCAGGGTGATAAGGAGTTGATGGCCCACTTTCCGGTGGACATCTTCCAGACCGGTTCTGGCACCAGCTCCAACATGAACGCCAACGAGGTGCTGGCCACCCTGGCCAGTCGCATCCTAGGGGAGGCGGTCAGCCCCAATGACCACATCAACTGTGCCCAGAGCAGCAACGACATCATCCCCTCCACCATTCACATCAGTGCCAGCATCGAGGTGAGCGACACCCTGTTGCCGGCCTTGCGACACCTGGTCGCAGAGATTCGCACCAAGGCGGTCAAGGTCGAGGGCTTTATCAAGACCGGGCGCACCCATCTGATGGACGCCATGCCGGTGAGCCTGGGACAAAGCCTGCTCAGTTGGGCCAGTCAACTGGAGCAGAATATCGAGCGGCTGGAGCAGGCCTTGCCGGCCATGCAAACCCTGGCTCAGGGGGGCACCGCCGTGGGCACCGGCATCAACGCCCATCCCGAGTTTGCTGCCCGTTTCTGTCAGGCGCTCAATGATGACACCGGCATGGCGTTTCGTCCGGCGGACAACTTCTTCAGTTACATCGGCTCCCAGGACGGGGCGGTGGCGCTCTCCGGTCAGTTGAAGGCCACCGCGGTATCCATCATGAAGATTGCAAACGATCTGCGCTGGATGAACTCAGGCCCCTTGGCGGGGCTGGGGGAAATTGAGCTGGAGGCGCTTCAGCCCGGCTCCTCCATCATGCCGGGTAAGGTCAACCCCGTGGTGCCGGAGGCGGCGGCCATGGCGGCGGCCCAGGTGATGGGCAATGACACCGCCATCACAGTCGGCGGGCAGTCTGGCAACTTCGAGCTCAATGTGATGTTGCCGATGATCGCCCACAACCTGCTGGAGAGCATCGGTTTGCTGGCCAGTGTCAGCGGGCTGCTGGCAGACAAAGCCATCGCCAGCTTCAAGGTCAATGAAGCCAAGCTTCAGGAGGCCCTGGCCAGAAACCCCATCCTGGTGACTGCCCTGAACCCCATCATCGGTTACCTCAAGGCCGCGGAGATTGCCAAGCTGGCCTACAAGGAGGGGCGTCCCATCATCGAGGTGGCCGCCGAGCACACCGATCTGTCCGTCGAGGAGCTGACCCAGCTGCTCGATCCCGCCAAGCTCACTCGCGGCGGCCTGTGA
- the hydG gene encoding [FeFe] hydrogenase H-cluster radical SAM maturase HydG, whose product MSTHHHPLKQPVYDPQTSFIYDDGLWAIIDQCANPSIEQVRAVLEKARQCQGLTLEETAVLLQNTHPELDEELFAVAREIKDTIYGNRIVLFAPLYVSNHCANSCSYCGFNADNHQLKRKTLSTDELRREVEILQDMGHKRILAVYGEHPRNSVKAIVDSIKTMYDVKHGDGGEIRRINVNCAPMSVEDFRVLKSAAIGTYQCFQETYHKATYEKVHLKGKKKGFNYRLYAMHRAMEAGIDDVGIGVLFGLYDHRFELLAMLAHVQELEQNCGVGPHTISFPRIEPAHGSELSERPPYEVNDDCFKRIVAITRLAVPYTGLIMSTRESAEMRKELLELGVSQISAGSSTAPGGYQKALEQQHDAEQFSLGDHRPMDEIIYELVTDSKSVPSFCTGCYRKGRTGDHFIGLAKQQFIGKFCQPNALITFREYLNDYASERTREAGNALIESELASMSPARERNVRTCLAKTDGGERDIYL is encoded by the coding sequence ATGAGCACACATCACCATCCACTGAAGCAGCCTGTCTACGATCCTCAAACCAGTTTTATCTACGACGACGGCCTGTGGGCCATCATCGACCAGTGCGCCAACCCCAGCATCGAGCAGGTGAGGGCGGTGCTGGAGAAGGCCCGTCAATGCCAAGGGCTGACCCTGGAGGAGACCGCGGTTCTGCTGCAGAACACCCACCCGGAACTGGATGAGGAACTGTTTGCGGTGGCCAGGGAGATCAAGGACACCATCTACGGCAACCGCATCGTGCTGTTTGCCCCGCTGTACGTATCCAACCACTGCGCCAACAGCTGCAGCTACTGTGGCTTCAATGCCGACAACCATCAGCTTAAGCGCAAGACCCTGAGCACCGACGAGCTGCGCCGGGAGGTGGAGATCCTCCAGGATATGGGCCACAAGCGAATTCTGGCGGTTTACGGCGAGCACCCGCGCAACAGCGTCAAGGCCATTGTCGACAGCATCAAGACCATGTACGACGTTAAACATGGCGACGGCGGCGAGATTCGCCGCATCAACGTCAACTGCGCCCCCATGAGCGTGGAAGATTTTCGGGTGCTTAAGAGTGCGGCCATCGGCACCTACCAGTGCTTCCAGGAGACCTACCACAAGGCCACCTACGAGAAGGTTCACCTCAAGGGCAAGAAGAAGGGGTTCAACTACCGGCTCTACGCCATGCACCGCGCCATGGAAGCGGGCATCGATGACGTGGGCATCGGCGTGCTGTTTGGCCTCTACGACCACAGGTTCGAGCTACTGGCGATGCTGGCTCATGTGCAGGAGCTGGAGCAAAACTGCGGCGTCGGCCCCCACACCATCTCCTTCCCGCGCATCGAGCCTGCCCACGGCTCCGAGCTCAGCGAGCGCCCGCCCTATGAAGTGAATGACGACTGCTTCAAGCGCATTGTCGCCATTACCCGCCTGGCGGTGCCCTACACCGGTCTTATCATGAGCACCCGGGAGAGCGCCGAAATGCGCAAGGAGCTGCTGGAGCTGGGGGTTTCCCAGATCAGCGCCGGCTCCAGCACCGCCCCCGGCGGCTACCAGAAAGCCCTGGAGCAGCAGCATGACGCCGAGCAGTTCTCCCTGGGGGACCATCGCCCCATGGACGAGATCATCTACGAGCTGGTGACCGACTCTAAGTCTGTGCCCTCTTTCTGCACCGGCTGCTACCGCAAGGGGCGCACCGGCGACCACTTTATCGGTCTGGCCAAGCAGCAGTTCATCGGCAAGTTCTGCCAGCCCAATGCCCTGATCACCTTCCGCGAGTACCTCAACGACTACGCCAGCGAGCGCACCCGCGAGGCGGGCAACGCCCTGATTGAGTCGGAGCTGGCCAGCATGAGCCCGGCCCGGGAGCGCAACGTGCGCACCTGCCTGGCCAAGACCGACGGCGGTGAAAGGGACATCTACCTGTGA
- a CDS encoding isochorismatase family protein gives MLEQSRCGLLVVDIQGSLARQVVDSDKIIANAKLMIQAAEILEMPVITLEQYPRGLGPTVDELQQQLFEEPKRKTSFNGVQHEAIEKTLLDTDRRQWLVCGIESHICVYQTTMGLLDAGFEAEVIIDAISSRHPLDTQVAIDKCRNLGAGITTVEMCLYELMATSLNEHFKEILPLIKAHTD, from the coding sequence ATGTTGGAGCAATCGAGATGCGGATTACTGGTGGTGGATATTCAGGGATCACTGGCCCGCCAGGTGGTGGACAGCGATAAGATCATCGCCAACGCCAAACTGATGATTCAGGCGGCGGAGATTCTGGAGATGCCGGTTATCACCCTGGAGCAGTACCCCAGGGGGTTGGGCCCCACGGTGGACGAGTTGCAACAGCAGCTGTTTGAAGAGCCCAAGCGCAAGACCAGCTTCAATGGCGTTCAACATGAAGCCATTGAGAAAACCCTGCTGGATACCGATCGCCGCCAATGGCTGGTGTGCGGCATTGAGTCTCACATCTGTGTCTATCAGACCACCATGGGGCTGCTGGATGCGGGATTCGAAGCGGAAGTGATCATCGACGCCATCTCCTCCCGGCATCCTCTGGATACTCAGGTGGCCATCGACAAATGCCGGAACCTGGGTGCGGGCATCACCACAGTGGAGATGTGCCTCTATGAACTGATGGCCACCTCGCTGAATGAGCACTTCAAGGAGATCCTGCCGCTGATCAAGGCGCATACCGACTGA
- the hydB gene encoding iron hydrogenase small subunit HydB, which produces MTKKTHLFAEDSFFLSRRKFMAVGAAFVAAMAIPVGWFANKLARRNDYIKARSAGLYQDDAIAKVRVSHRNPAIEKYYSDFGGEPLGHISHELLHTHFVDRTKLS; this is translated from the coding sequence ATGACCAAGAAGACCCATCTGTTCGCCGAAGACAGCTTCTTCCTGTCTCGTCGTAAGTTCATGGCCGTGGGCGCCGCCTTCGTTGCCGCCATGGCCATCCCCGTGGGCTGGTTTGCCAACAAGCTGGCTCGTCGCAACGACTACATCAAGGCCCGCAGCGCCGGTCTGTACCAGGACGACGCCATCGCCAAGGTGCGCGTCAGCCACCGCAACCCGGCCATCGAGAAGTACTACAGCGACTTCGGCGGCGAGCCTCTGGGGCACATCTCCCACGAGCTGCTGCACACCCACTTCGTTGACCGCACCAAGCTGAGCTAA
- the hydF gene encoding [FeFe] hydrogenase H-cluster maturation GTPase HydF, with protein MCTGMQNAADAAAQATPRGMRYQIALVGRRNVGKSSLLNAMTGQQISIVSETKGTTTDAVAKPYELLPLGPVTIFDTAGIDDEGDLGALRVGATHKVLCRADMAMLIADDQGLGDYELALIEQMQSLELPFLVVFNKGDSHQPSRDDLAFCLERSLAHICVSATTGSNISALKQRLFELAPEELKAEPVLAGDLYRSGDVVLCVAPIDTAAPKGRLILPQVQVLREALDRSAMAMVVKETELADALKRFTTPPKLVITDAQVIKFVDQVVPNSIPLTTFSSLFARFKGDLPPMVAGAERFDSLEEGDKVLIAEACSHNVQEDDIGRVKLPNWIGKYTGKSLQFDVVSGHDFPDNLEEYALVIHCGACMFNRTEMLRRVRECQRRGVPITNYGVAISKLQGVLPRVIAPLMPNQ; from the coding sequence ATGTGTACCGGAATGCAAAACGCCGCCGACGCTGCGGCCCAGGCCACGCCCCGGGGCATGCGCTACCAGATAGCCCTGGTGGGCCGCCGCAACGTGGGAAAATCCTCCCTGCTCAACGCCATGACCGGCCAGCAGATCTCTATCGTCTCAGAGACCAAGGGCACCACCACAGACGCGGTGGCCAAGCCCTATGAGCTGCTGCCACTGGGGCCGGTGACCATCTTCGATACCGCCGGCATCGACGATGAGGGCGACCTCGGCGCCCTGCGAGTGGGCGCCACCCACAAGGTGTTGTGCCGCGCCGACATGGCGATGCTCATCGCCGACGATCAGGGGCTGGGTGACTACGAACTGGCGCTGATTGAGCAGATGCAGTCTCTCGAGCTGCCGTTTCTGGTGGTGTTCAACAAGGGCGACAGCCATCAGCCCTCCCGGGATGATCTGGCTTTCTGCCTGGAGCGCAGCCTGGCCCACATCTGCGTCTCCGCCACCACCGGCAGCAATATCTCGGCCCTGAAGCAGCGGCTGTTTGAATTGGCACCGGAGGAGCTCAAGGCAGAACCAGTGCTGGCCGGGGATCTCTACCGCAGTGGTGACGTGGTGCTGTGTGTGGCGCCCATCGACACCGCCGCCCCCAAGGGGCGTCTCATCCTGCCCCAGGTGCAGGTATTGCGCGAAGCCCTGGACCGAAGCGCCATGGCCATGGTGGTCAAGGAGACCGAACTGGCCGACGCACTGAAGCGCTTCACCACACCGCCCAAGCTGGTGATCACCGACGCCCAGGTGATCAAGTTCGTCGACCAGGTGGTGCCCAACTCCATTCCCCTGACCACCTTCTCCAGCTTGTTTGCCCGCTTCAAGGGCGACCTGCCGCCCATGGTGGCGGGGGCCGAGCGCTTCGACAGCCTGGAAGAGGGCGACAAGGTGCTGATCGCTGAGGCCTGCAGCCACAATGTGCAGGAGGATGACATCGGCCGGGTGAAACTGCCCAACTGGATTGGTAAATACACCGGCAAGAGCCTGCAGTTCGATGTGGTCAGTGGCCACGATTTCCCGGACAACCTGGAGGAGTACGCCCTGGTGATCCACTGCGGCGCCTGCATGTTCAACCGCACCGAGATGCTGCGCCGGGTGCGCGAGTGTCAGCGCCGCGGCGTGCCCATCACCAACTACGGCGTAGCCATTTCCAAGCTTCAGGGCGTCCTGCCTCGGGTTATCGCCCCACTGATGCCCAACCAGTAA
- the hydA gene encoding iron hydrogenase large subunit HydA encodes MTATTYQAGEIQGLIEIDASKCKGCDACKKFCPTQAIVGASGAAHSIVKDRCLSCGQCMINCPFGAIKETHSALDRVIRKLADKDTTVVGIIAPAVRVAIGEEFGLGTGELVTGKLYGAMNKAGFKIFDCNFAADLTIMEEGSEFIHRLHATVKGEEHAGALPQFTSCCPAWVRYLEGNFPSLLPHLSTAKSPQQMAGTVAKTYGAKVYDMEPEKIFTIAVMPCTAKKVEASRPEFNSAWHYNHEHGAHAAEYPDVDAVLTTREMAQLLKLLKIDLATTPAYDGDSLFAQYTGAGTIFGTTGGVMEAALRTAHKVLTDTEMAKLDLEPVRGLEGVKEADVTLFDKQLGQEVTVKVAVVHDMGNNIEPILRDVAAGTSPYHFIEVMNCAGGCVNGGGQPVQGTGSSWIGNIG; translated from the coding sequence ATGACTGCTACCACCTATCAAGCCGGTGAAATCCAGGGGCTGATTGAGATCGACGCTTCCAAGTGCAAAGGCTGTGACGCCTGCAAGAAGTTCTGTCCCACTCAGGCCATTGTTGGTGCCTCCGGCGCTGCCCACTCCATCGTTAAGGATCGTTGCCTGAGCTGCGGCCAGTGCATGATCAACTGCCCCTTCGGTGCCATCAAAGAGACCCACAGCGCGCTGGACAGGGTGATCCGCAAGCTGGCGGACAAAGACACCACTGTGGTGGGCATTATCGCGCCTGCGGTGCGCGTTGCCATCGGCGAAGAGTTTGGTCTGGGCACCGGCGAGCTGGTGACCGGCAAGCTGTACGGCGCCATGAACAAGGCGGGCTTTAAGATCTTCGACTGTAACTTCGCCGCCGACCTCACCATCATGGAGGAGGGCAGTGAGTTCATCCACCGCCTGCACGCCACCGTTAAGGGCGAGGAGCACGCCGGCGCCCTGCCTCAGTTCACCTCCTGCTGTCCCGCCTGGGTGCGCTACCTGGAAGGCAACTTCCCATCGCTGCTGCCTCACCTGTCCACCGCCAAGTCGCCTCAGCAGATGGCCGGTACCGTGGCCAAGACCTACGGCGCCAAGGTGTACGACATGGAGCCGGAGAAGATCTTCACCATCGCCGTGATGCCCTGCACCGCCAAGAAGGTGGAGGCCTCCCGCCCTGAGTTCAACTCCGCCTGGCACTACAACCATGAGCATGGCGCTCACGCCGCCGAGTACCCGGATGTGGACGCGGTGCTGACCACCCGCGAGATGGCTCAGCTGCTCAAGTTGCTGAAGATCGATCTGGCCACCACCCCGGCCTACGACGGCGACAGCCTGTTTGCCCAGTACACAGGCGCCGGCACCATCTTCGGCACCACAGGTGGCGTCATGGAAGCGGCCCTGCGTACCGCCCACAAGGTGCTGACCGACACCGAGATGGCCAAGCTGGACCTGGAGCCAGTGCGAGGCCTCGAAGGCGTTAAGGAAGCCGATGTCACCCTGTTCGACAAACAGTTGGGCCAGGAGGTCACCGTGAAGGTGGCGGTGGTGCATGACATGGGCAACAACATCGAACCCATTCTGCGTGACGTGGCAGCGGGCACCTCTCCCTACCACTTCATCGAGGTGATGAACTGCGCCGGCGGCTGTGTGAACGGCGGCGGGCAGCCCGTACAGGGCACAGGTTCATCCTGGATTGGCAACATCGGATAA
- a CDS encoding carbon-nitrogen hydrolase family protein, with product MSIRVGISQRPPALLDLQTSIDRALETIEEAATSGTRLLLFPEAYLPGYPTWIWRLRPGGDMALGNRIHSQLRQNSVNIAAGDLEPICKAAAKHNMVVVMGMNELDAEFSGSTLFNTVVIIDADGSLVNRHRKLMPTNPERMVWGCGDASGLKVVQTAVGRIGCLICWESYMPLARFALYAQGVDIYLAPTWDCGETWHASMNHIAREGGCWVMSTATAIEGRDVPQEFPERSRLFKDDEWINSGDAVIVKPFGGVHAGPLHREKGGLYAEIDIQAAADSRKALDVSGHYHRPDLFHLEVDRRSQPALSLRDDD from the coding sequence ATGAGTATTCGCGTCGGAATTTCACAAAGGCCTCCTGCGTTACTGGACCTGCAAACCTCCATTGACCGCGCCCTGGAAACCATAGAGGAGGCGGCCACATCCGGAACTCGCCTGCTGTTGTTTCCCGAAGCTTACCTGCCCGGTTATCCCACCTGGATATGGCGCCTGCGCCCCGGCGGAGATATGGCTTTGGGTAACCGCATCCACAGTCAACTTCGGCAAAACTCGGTCAACATCGCCGCAGGAGACCTGGAACCCATCTGTAAGGCGGCTGCCAAGCACAACATGGTGGTGGTCATGGGGATGAACGAGTTGGATGCCGAGTTCAGTGGCTCAACCCTGTTCAACACCGTCGTCATTATCGATGCCGACGGCTCCCTGGTGAACCGCCACAGAAAGCTGATGCCCACCAATCCAGAGCGGATGGTGTGGGGCTGCGGTGATGCCAGTGGCCTTAAGGTGGTGCAGACTGCGGTTGGACGCATCGGCTGTCTTATCTGCTGGGAAAGTTACATGCCCCTGGCCCGCTTTGCCCTCTATGCCCAGGGCGTGGATATCTACCTGGCACCCACCTGGGATTGCGGCGAAACCTGGCACGCTTCGATGAATCACATCGCCAGAGAAGGGGGGTGCTGGGTGATGAGCACCGCCACTGCCATTGAGGGCAGGGATGTTCCGCAAGAGTTTCCCGAGCGCAGCCGGCTGTTCAAGGATGACGAGTGGATCAACAGTGGCGATGCGGTCATCGTCAAGCCTTTTGGCGGAGTGCATGCCGGGCCACTGCATCGGGAAAAGGGGGGGCTGTACGCCGAGATTGATATCCAGGCCGCCGCCGACTCTCGCAAGGCACTGGATGTCAGCGGCCATTACCATCGTCCAGACCTGTTTCATCTGGAGGTCGACAGACGAAGCCAGCCCGCGCTGTCTCTGCGGGACGACGATTAG
- the hydE gene encoding [FeFe] hydrogenase H-cluster radical SAM maturase HydE, with protein sequence MSPPLADQMPLSRQQVLELLGGSDDDWLFSRARLATELAFGDQVFMRGIVEFSNHCRNDCHYCGLRSANREVVRYRLSHNQILEAADQVASFGMGTLVLQSGDDTKFRCDDITQLIHQINAKHKLAITLSLGDRSLEELKAWREAGADRYLLKMETFNRRLFAESRPKANFDERLDRLKGIQALGYQTGCGIITDLPGMTDEILAQDIIELTRLKLDMIACGPFVAHPQTPMALSGNGCVLKSHRVSAILRLMNPGANIPATSSLEALEPGARALALLRGCNVVMPSFTPQHVFSKYDIYPGKNAAKAFLRERLEVIRNQIKQHGLEPSSARGDSRSH encoded by the coding sequence ATGAGTCCGCCCCTGGCTGACCAGATGCCGCTCAGCCGGCAACAGGTGCTGGAACTGCTCGGCGGCAGCGACGACGACTGGCTGTTCAGCCGCGCCCGGCTGGCCACAGAGCTCGCCTTTGGCGATCAGGTGTTTATGCGCGGCATCGTCGAGTTCTCCAACCACTGCCGTAACGACTGTCACTACTGCGGCCTGCGCAGCGCCAACCGGGAGGTGGTGCGTTATCGCCTCAGCCACAATCAGATTCTTGAGGCGGCCGATCAGGTGGCCAGCTTCGGCATGGGCACCCTGGTGCTGCAATCCGGTGACGACACCAAGTTCCGCTGTGATGACATCACCCAGCTGATTCATCAAATCAATGCCAAACACAAGCTGGCGATCACCCTGTCCCTAGGGGATCGCAGCCTGGAGGAGCTTAAAGCCTGGCGAGAGGCGGGGGCCGACCGCTACCTGCTGAAGATGGAAACCTTCAACCGCAGGCTGTTTGCCGAGTCCCGCCCCAAGGCCAACTTCGATGAGCGTCTGGACAGGCTTAAGGGGATTCAGGCCCTGGGCTACCAGACTGGCTGCGGCATCATCACCGATCTGCCGGGGATGACCGACGAGATTCTGGCTCAGGACATTATCGAACTGACCCGGCTTAAGCTGGATATGATCGCCTGCGGGCCCTTCGTGGCCCACCCTCAGACCCCCATGGCCCTCTCCGGCAACGGCTGTGTGCTCAAAAGCCACAGGGTCAGCGCCATCCTGCGGCTGATGAACCCCGGGGCCAACATCCCCGCCACCAGCTCGCTGGAGGCTCTGGAGCCCGGCGCTCGCGCCCTGGCTCTGCTGCGGGGCTGCAACGTGGTGATGCCGTCGTTCACCCCACAGCATGTGTTTTCCAAGTATGACATCTACCCCGGCAAGAACGCCGCCAAGGCGTTCCTGCGCGAGCGGCTGGAGGTCATACGCAACCAGATAAAACAGCACGGCCTGGAGCCCTCTAGTGCCCGTGGTGATTCCAGGAGTCATTGA
- a CDS encoding alpha/beta hydrolase, producing MKQLVLYLGLGYLMLCLGLFLLQRKMQYFPTPPLPIKGAQAVSFDHQGITLRGWQANPDQESALLYFGGNGEQIEQNLDQFRQWFPHHSIYLIPYRGYGNSDGSPTEQGIVADALYLFDELSQAHPRITVVGRSLGSGVAVQVAAHRPVDRVVLVTPFDSALAVARDLYWMFPLSVLMKDPYRSDLLAPRIDAPSYVVIAGDDEVIPLKRTQALVDALGPNLQWSRKIEGAGHNTLSLYPEYGHALKQAVNGDD from the coding sequence ATGAAGCAATTGGTGCTCTATCTGGGGCTGGGATATCTGATGCTCTGTCTGGGGTTGTTCCTGCTGCAGCGAAAGATGCAGTATTTCCCGACTCCGCCTCTGCCAATCAAAGGGGCCCAGGCGGTCAGTTTTGACCACCAGGGGATCACCCTGCGCGGCTGGCAGGCCAATCCAGATCAGGAGAGCGCCCTACTCTACTTTGGCGGTAACGGTGAGCAGATTGAGCAGAATTTGGACCAGTTCCGCCAGTGGTTTCCGCACCACAGCATCTACCTGATCCCCTACCGTGGCTATGGCAACAGCGACGGCTCCCCAACTGAACAAGGCATTGTCGCTGATGCTCTTTATCTGTTTGACGAATTGAGCCAGGCCCACCCCAGAATCACTGTTGTCGGTCGCAGCCTGGGATCCGGCGTGGCCGTGCAGGTGGCGGCACACAGGCCGGTGGACAGAGTCGTCCTGGTCACCCCCTTTGACAGTGCCCTGGCGGTTGCCCGGGATCTCTACTGGATGTTTCCCCTGTCTGTGCTGATGAAAGACCCCTATCGCTCGGACCTGCTGGCCCCACGGATTGACGCCCCCAGCTACGTGGTGATCGCCGGGGATGATGAAGTGATTCCACTGAAACGAACCCAGGCTCTGGTGGATGCCCTGGGGCCCAACCTGCAGTGGAGCCGCAAGATCGAGGGTGCCGGTCACAACACCCTGTCACTCTATCCAGAGTATGGCCACGCCCTGAAACAAGCGGTCAACGGCGACGATTAG
- a CDS encoding cytochrome b/b6 domain-containing protein, translated as MHHDQHDMRPILKHPLNVRVFHYILLMSFLPLAATGLLLFFKPLTDQGMELTYNIHIIAGVVMTLDAVAFTVMAFDRVVLFVARVFSLSERDVKWFMVLGGYPQKFLFGKKVPVPPMNKYNSGQKLFGACVLVGGTALILSGLVLWLIPHAAPRDLVWLLGMAHLASGLLLTAFLPVHLFLAVYRFDDFKAMMIHGNVPYHDAAEYTPLWVEQEIAPVATSGDELARK; from the coding sequence ATGCATCATGACCAACATGACATGAGGCCCATCCTCAAGCACCCTCTGAACGTGCGGGTGTTCCACTACATCCTGCTGATGAGCTTCCTGCCTCTGGCGGCCACCGGCCTGCTGCTGTTCTTCAAGCCGCTGACCGACCAGGGCATGGAGCTGACCTACAACATCCACATCATCGCCGGTGTGGTGATGACCCTGGATGCCGTGGCCTTCACCGTGATGGCGTTCGATCGGGTGGTGCTGTTCGTGGCCCGGGTGTTCAGCCTGTCTGAGCGCGACGTGAAGTGGTTTATGGTTCTGGGCGGTTACCCGCAGAAGTTCCTGTTTGGCAAGAAGGTGCCTGTGCCACCGATGAACAAGTACAACTCCGGCCAGAAGCTGTTCGGTGCCTGTGTGCTGGTTGGCGGTACCGCGCTGATCCTCTCCGGCCTGGTGCTGTGGCTGATCCCCCACGCCGCCCCTCGTGACCTGGTGTGGCTGCTGGGCATGGCTCACCTGGCCAGCGGCCTGCTGCTGACCGCCTTCCTGCCGGTTCACCTGTTCCTGGCGGTGTACCGCTTCGACGACTTCAAGGCGATGATGATCCACGGCAACGTGCCCTATCACGACGCGGCGGAGTACACCCCATTGTGGGTGGAGCAGGAGATCGCCCCGGTGGCCACCAGCGGTGACGAACTGGCCCGCAAGTAA
- the azu gene encoding azurin, with the protein MTNRILAAAALMLGLSFGANASECELSLEANDMMQFNTKVLSAPASCKEVSITLTHTGTLPAQAMGHNLVITDTANVAAVGTDGMAAGFDNNYVKPGDERVYAASKVIGGGESVTLTFSTEKLTAGGDYTFLCSFPGHWAIMQGKFEFK; encoded by the coding sequence ATGACAAATCGAATCCTGGCGGCTGCCGCATTGATGCTGGGCCTGAGCTTTGGCGCCAACGCCTCTGAGTGCGAACTCAGTCTGGAGGCCAACGACATGATGCAGTTCAACACCAAGGTGCTGAGTGCGCCCGCCAGTTGTAAGGAGGTGAGCATCACCCTGACCCACACCGGCACCCTTCCTGCCCAGGCCATGGGCCACAACCTGGTGATCACCGACACCGCCAATGTAGCGGCAGTGGGCACCGACGGCATGGCCGCCGGTTTCGACAACAACTACGTGAAGCCTGGGGATGAGCGGGTGTATGCGGCCTCCAAGGTGATTGGCGGCGGTGAGTCTGTCACTCTGACCTTCAGCACTGAAAAGCTGACCGCAGGGGGTGATTACACCTTCTTGTGCAGCTTCCCCGGTCACTGGGCCATCATGCAGGGTAAGTTTGAGTTTAAATAA